A region from the Fusarium musae strain F31 chromosome 1, whole genome shotgun sequence genome encodes:
- the FYU1 gene encoding putative UTP--glucose-1-phosphate uridylyltransferase codes for MASAIKSALPTHLKPNSGDDQGNERRHGKTRSHMAFENTSTNVAAAQMRNALTNLAETVKDPEQKKLFETEMDNFFALFRRYLNDKAKGNAVDWDRIAPPAQGQVVDYEDLANTESVQFLNKLAVLKLNGGLGTSMGCVGPKSVIEVRDGMSFLDLSVRQIEYLNRTYDVNVPFILMNSFNTNDDTAAIIKKYEGHNVDILTFNQSRYPRVYKDSLLPVPKHNDSPINEWYPPGHGDVFESLYNSGILDKLLERGIEIIFLSNVDNLGAVVDLRILQHMMETNAEYIMELTNKTKADVKGGTIIDYEGSVRLLEIAQVPKEHVNEFKSIKKFKYFNTNNIWLNLKAIKRVVENDELEMEIIPNGKTIPGDKKGESDISIIQLETAVGAAIRHFNNAHGVNVPRRRFLPVKTCSDLMLVKSDLYTLKHGQLQMSAARFGDAPLIKLGGDFKKVSDFQKRIPSIPKVLELDHLTITGAVNLGRGVTLKGTVIIVATEGSTIDIPPGSILENVVVQGSLRLLEH; via the exons ATGGCCAGTGCTATCAAGAGTGCGCTGCCTACCCACCTCAAGCCCAACAGCGGCGATGACCAGGGCAATGAGCGTCGTCATGGCAAGACGCGCAGTCACATG GCTTTCGAGAACACCTCCACCAACGTCGCTGCTGCTCAGATGCGAAATGCTCTGACCAACCTCGCCGAGACCGTCAAGGATCCCGAACAAAAGAAG TTGTTCGAGACTGAGATGGACAATTTCTTCGCCCTTTTCCGACGATACCTTaacgacaaggccaagggcaacGCCGT AGACTGGGATCGCATTGCCCCTCCCGCTCAGGGTCAGGTCGTTGATTACGAGGATCTGGCCAACACCGAGTCTGTCCAGTTCCTCAACAAGCTGGctgttctcaagctcaatggcGGTCTGGGAACCTCCATGGGCTGCGTCGGCCCCAAGTCCGTTATTGAAGTCCGTGACGGCATGTCCTTCCTCGATCTTTCCGTCCGACAGATTGAGTACCTCAACCGTACCTACGATGTTAACGTCCCTTTCATTCTCATGAACTCGTTCAACACAAATGACGACACTGccgccatcatcaagaagtaCGAGGGCCACAACGTCGATATCCTTACCTTCAACCAGTCTCGATATCCCAGAGTGTACAAGGACTCTCTCCTCCCCGTCCCCAAGCACAACGACTCTCCCATCAACGAGTGGTACCCCCCCGGCCACGGTGACGTTTTCGAGTCTCTTTACAACTCTGGCATTCtcgacaagcttctcgagcgaGGCATCgagatcatcttcctctccaaCGTCGACAACCTGGGCGCCGTCGTCGACCTTCGCATCCTCCAGCACATGATGGAGACAAACGCTGAGTACATCATGGAGCTcaccaacaagaccaaggccgaCGTCAAGGGTGGTACAATCATCGACTACGAGGGCTCAGTCCGCCTGCTCGAAATTGCCCAGGTACCCAAGGAGCATGTCAACGAGTTCAAGTCCATCAAGAAGTTCAAGtacttcaacaccaacaacatttggctcaacctcaaggccatcaagcgTGTGGTAGAGAACGACGAACTCGAGATGGAGATTATCCCCAATGGCAAGACTATTCCAGGTGACAAGAAGGGCGAGTCCGATATTTCTATCATCCAGCTTGAGACCGCTGTCGGTGCGGCTATCCGTCATTTCAACAACGCTCACGGTGTCAACGTTCCCCGTCGACGATTCTTGCCCGTCAAGACCTGTTCCGACTTGATGCTCGTCAAGTCTGACCTTTACACATTGAAGCACGGCCAGCTCCAAATGAGCGCCGCTCGCTTCGGTGACGCGCCCCTGATCAAGCTTGGTGGTGACTTCAAGAAGGTCTCAGACTTCCAGAAGCGAATCCCCTCCATTCCTAaggtgctggagctggatCACCTCACTATCACCGGTGCCGTCAATCTTGGCCGCGGCGTAACGCTCAAGGGCACTGTTATCATCGTTGCGACAGAGGGCAGTACCATCGACATTCCCCCTGGATCGATCCTTGAGAACGTGGTTGTCCAGGGTAGCTTGCGCCTACTCGAACATTAA
- a CDS encoding hypothetical protein (EggNog:ENOG41), with protein MASLTLPDKNDSNSDSSMSLSSSILLEDHSSSILDIYGQAMDVDDYQHPSPPTMDMSTSMVLERTAAIRTFPFEADDFSMSGWTTVGTSSSASSETTCPAPASVSVSASVADLTASELLLRLELQDTRPSGSLASPGSHVVRDRACEMSVGSDSLFSYSYTFVQDDQGLCGIGAWADITTSSFVAKNRRITPRQ; from the coding sequence atggccagCTTGACTCTTCCTGATAAGAATGATAGCAACTCGGATTCTTCCATGTCACTCTCGTCGTCCATACTTCTTGAAGACCACAGTTCTTCCATCTTGGACATTTACGGCCAAGCCATGGACGTGGATGATTATCAACACCCTTCTCCTCCCACCATGGATATGTCAACATCCATGGTTCTCGAGCGCACCGCGGCAATCAGAACATTCCCTTTTGAAGCCGACGACTTCTCGATGAGCGGCTGGACCACTGTTGGCacatcctcctccgcctcctccgaAACCACATGCCCCGCTCCGGCGTCCGTGTCCGTGTCCGCCTCCGTCGCTGATCTCACGGCATCCGAGCTGCTGCTCCGCCTGGAACTCCAGGATACCCGGCCTTCAGGCTCGCTTGCCAGTCCCGGTTCGCACGTGGTGCGCGACCGTGCTTGTGAAATGTCCGTCGGTAGCGATAGCCTATTCAGCTACAGCTACACCTTTgtccaagatgatcaaggaCTTTGCGGAATCGGAGCGTGGGCTGATATTACGACAAGTTCTTTCGTCGCCAAGAACAGGCGAATCACTCCGCGACAATGA
- a CDS encoding hypothetical protein (EggNog:ENOG41) yields MGKETPLVSSRRLANAEGDPVAVVRVRNLQTTIQGPKDAWGRGSKQQPLLISAEVSLTHAFPSSSSDDKVASDTVHYGLLSKSILSTLEKLPRSALSLSDVLNRLWVDLTGFQYTGVKEPSAQNTKAFLDMSLIRRLSVSLVLPKASLMGSAIRLSGSCLFADSAITARSLELGLEGIRVPTLIGVNSNERNAKQVVITNIRIDEYQTAHDDYAVIESIIVDAMSESSFETLEALAASLAFHIARELRTKRDDFYGQIIRIGLEKPTAVPLAEAACVELTVRTEDVKIEVSKTKDVRFDDTRNQIAHSNDRKP; encoded by the exons ATGGGCAAAGAGACTCCTCTTGTGTCATCTCGACGGCTCGCCAATGCCGAAGGCGATCCTGTCGCTGTTGTCCGCGTTCGAAATCTCCAAACGACTATCCAAGGACCCAAAGATGCTTGGGGTCGAGGTTCTAAGCAGCAACCTCTTCTGATATCCGCCGAGGTGTCACTGACGCATGCGTTcccctcatcgtcatcagacGACAAGGTCGCTTCCGATACCGTTCACTATGGGCTCCTCAGCAAATCTATCCTCAGCACTCTGGAGAAGTTGCCCAGGTCAGCCCTGTCGTTGAGCGATGTGCTCAACAGGCTCTGGGTTGACCTTACTGGTTTCCAGTACACTGGCGTGAAGGAGCCTTCCGCCCAAAACACAAAGGCTTTCCTCGACATGAGCCTTATACGAAGGCTCTCAGTATCGCTTGTCCTACCCAAGGCCTCATTGATGGGAAGTGCAATCCGGCTCTCGGGATCGTGTCTCTTTGCCGACTCAGCCATCACCGCGCGAAGTCTGGAGCTGGGTCTAGAAGGTATCAGAGTGCCGACACTCATCGGTGTCAACAGTAATGAGCGAAACGCGAAGCAAGTCGTCATCACAAACATCCGCATCGACGAATACCAAACCGCACACGATGACTATGCTGTCATTGAGAGTATCATTGTTGAT GCCATGTCAGAATCGTCATTCGAAACTCTGGAGGCCCTGGCGGCAAGTCTGGCTTTCCATATTGCCCGGGAACTCAGGACCAAGCGTGACGATTTCTACGGACAAATCATTCGCATTGGACTCGAGAAGCCAACAGCAGTGCCTCTGGCCGAGGCTGCCTGTGTAGAGCTCACGGTCAGAACCGAAGATGTCAAGATCGAGGTCTCTAAGACGAAAGACGTTAGGTTTGATGACACTAGAAACCAGATTGCGCACTCGAATGACAGGAAGCCGTAG